Proteins from a single region of Mumia flava:
- a CDS encoding lysoplasmalogenase, with protein sequence MRSPWLVAFLAASAIHLVLVATDAGIADSVTKALLMPLLAAWVVSVRGPRLLVAALLLSWVGDVALEIDGAFLVGMAGFAAAHVCYITWFVRAGALDVLRRRWWIAAGGLVVWAGVLAALWAPLGEHEPALRIPIALYALLLTATAVTALAYSPLAGVGGVLFLLSDTLIALDLAHVGPSETGLAVMITYLAAQLLLATGITRANVQHPAGLGAEQMAR encoded by the coding sequence GTGCGTAGCCCCTGGCTGGTCGCGTTCCTCGCCGCGTCGGCGATCCACCTCGTGCTGGTCGCCACCGACGCGGGGATCGCCGACTCCGTGACCAAGGCGCTGCTGATGCCGCTGCTGGCGGCGTGGGTCGTGAGCGTACGCGGCCCTCGGCTGCTGGTCGCCGCGCTGCTGCTCTCGTGGGTCGGCGACGTCGCGCTCGAGATCGACGGCGCCTTCCTGGTCGGGATGGCGGGCTTCGCCGCCGCGCACGTCTGCTACATCACGTGGTTCGTCCGGGCCGGCGCTCTGGACGTCCTGAGAAGGCGCTGGTGGATCGCCGCCGGCGGTCTCGTGGTGTGGGCCGGCGTCCTCGCGGCCCTGTGGGCACCGCTCGGCGAGCACGAGCCGGCCCTGCGGATCCCGATCGCGCTCTACGCGCTGCTGCTCACCGCGACGGCCGTGACCGCCCTCGCGTACAGTCCGCTCGCGGGCGTCGGAGGCGTGCTGTTCCTGCTCTCCGATACGCTGATCGCACTCGACCTCGCCCACGTCGGTCCCTCGGAGACCGGCCTCGCGGTGATGATCACGTACCTGGCCGCCCAGCTGCTGCTGGCGACCGGGATCACACGCGCAAACGTCCAGCACCCGGCTGGCTTGGGCGCTGAGCAGATGGCTCGATAG
- the cysD gene encoding sulfate adenylyltransferase subunit CysD, with the protein MTGDPLVTPMHDYRLSQLDQLEAESIHIFREVAAEFERPVLLFSGGKDSIVMLRLAEKAFYPARVPFPVMQVDTGFDFQEVLDTRDSWVDRLGVRMIVASVDQAIADGIVVDDGKTTRNRLQIGTLLNAIEEEGFTAAFGGGRRDEEKARAKERVYSHRDEFGQWDPKNQRPELWSLYNGRIAEGEHMRIFPLSNWTELDVWHYIHREQIEIPSIYYAHKREVFERDGMLLSYGDHATLKSGETVEERLVRFRTVGDMTLTGCVESSAATTAEIIDEIAIARVTERGATRGDDRFSEAAMEDRKKEGYF; encoded by the coding sequence ATGACGGGAGACCCCCTGGTGACGCCCATGCACGACTACCGACTCAGCCAGCTGGACCAGCTGGAAGCCGAGTCGATCCACATCTTCCGCGAGGTCGCGGCGGAGTTCGAGCGGCCTGTCCTGCTGTTCTCCGGCGGCAAGGACTCGATCGTGATGCTGCGGCTCGCCGAGAAGGCGTTCTACCCCGCGCGCGTCCCGTTCCCGGTCATGCAGGTGGACACCGGCTTCGACTTCCAAGAGGTGCTCGACACCCGTGACTCCTGGGTCGACCGCCTGGGAGTCCGGATGATCGTCGCCTCGGTCGACCAGGCGATCGCCGACGGCATCGTCGTCGACGACGGCAAGACCACCCGCAACCGCCTCCAGATCGGCACCCTGCTGAACGCCATCGAGGAGGAAGGCTTCACCGCCGCCTTCGGTGGCGGCCGCCGCGACGAGGAGAAGGCCCGCGCCAAGGAGCGCGTCTACTCCCACCGCGACGAGTTCGGCCAGTGGGACCCGAAGAACCAGCGTCCCGAGCTGTGGAGCCTCTACAACGGCCGCATCGCCGAGGGCGAGCACATGCGGATCTTCCCGCTGTCGAACTGGACCGAGCTCGACGTGTGGCACTACATCCACCGCGAGCAGATCGAGATCCCGTCGATCTACTACGCGCACAAGCGCGAGGTCTTCGAGCGCGACGGCATGCTGCTGTCGTACGGCGACCACGCGACGCTGAAGAGCGGCGAGACCGTCGAGGAGCGCCTGGTGCGCTTCCGCACGGTCGGCGACATGACGCTCACCGGCTGCGTGGAGTCCTCCGCGGCGACGACGGCCGAGATCATCGACGAGATCGCGATCGCCCGTGTCACCGAGCGCGGCGCGACCCGCGGTGACGACCGGTTCAGCGAGGCGGCCATGGAAGACCGCAAGAAGGAGGGCTACTTCTGA
- a CDS encoding sulfate adenylyltransferase subunit 1 produces MTAPVTDAPETLDESRMDLLRFATAGSVDDGKSTLIGRLLLDSKAIFEDQLEAVEATSQSKGYDYTDLALLTDGLRSEREQGITIDVAYRYFATPRRKFIIADTPGHVQYTRNMVTGASTADLGLVLVDARSGLTEQSRRHAVILSLLRVPHLVLAVNKMDLVDYDEDTFNKIRDEFDTFAAKLAIPDLTVIPISALKGDNVVTRSEAMPWYQGTSLLHHLENVHVASDRDLVDTRFPVQYVVRPKSDEFHDYRGYAGQVAGGVLKPGDEVQVLPSGFTSKIAGIDLHEQSIDEAFPPMSVTVRLTDDLDVSRGDMICRPQNAPTPTQDIDAMVCWMTNQPLRPRQKLAIKHTTRNARAMVKDLQYRLDINTLHRDLDTQELGLNEIGRVKLRTTAPLFVDAYEKNRTTGSFILIDEATGVTVGAGMIL; encoded by the coding sequence ATGACCGCCCCCGTCACCGACGCCCCGGAGACCCTCGACGAGTCGCGGATGGACCTGCTGCGGTTCGCCACCGCCGGCTCCGTGGACGACGGCAAGTCGACCCTGATCGGCCGGCTGCTGCTCGACTCGAAGGCGATCTTCGAGGACCAGCTCGAGGCGGTCGAGGCCACCTCGCAGTCCAAGGGCTACGACTACACCGATCTCGCCCTGCTGACCGACGGTCTGCGCTCCGAGCGCGAGCAGGGCATCACGATCGACGTCGCGTACCGCTACTTCGCGACCCCGCGGCGCAAGTTCATCATCGCCGACACCCCGGGTCACGTTCAGTACACCCGCAACATGGTCACCGGCGCCTCCACGGCCGACCTCGGTCTGGTGCTCGTCGACGCCCGCTCCGGGCTGACCGAGCAGAGCCGCCGCCACGCCGTGATCCTCTCCCTGCTGCGGGTCCCGCACCTGGTGCTCGCGGTCAACAAGATGGATCTCGTCGACTACGACGAGGACACCTTCAACAAGATCCGCGACGAGTTCGACACCTTCGCCGCCAAGCTCGCGATCCCGGACCTCACGGTGATCCCGATCTCGGCGCTCAAGGGCGACAACGTCGTGACCCGCTCCGAGGCCATGCCGTGGTACCAGGGCACCTCGCTCCTGCACCACCTGGAGAACGTCCACGTCGCCTCCGACCGCGACCTGGTCGACACCCGCTTCCCCGTGCAGTACGTGGTGCGTCCGAAGTCGGACGAGTTCCACGACTACCGCGGCTACGCGGGCCAGGTCGCCGGCGGCGTGCTGAAGCCGGGCGACGAGGTCCAGGTGCTCCCCAGCGGCTTCACCTCGAAGATCGCCGGGATCGACCTGCACGAGCAGTCGATCGACGAGGCCTTCCCGCCGATGTCGGTCACCGTGCGGCTCACCGACGACCTCGACGTCAGTCGCGGCGACATGATCTGCCGTCCCCAGAACGCGCCGACGCCCACCCAGGACATCGACGCGATGGTCTGCTGGATGACGAACCAGCCGCTGCGTCCTCGCCAGAAGCTGGCCATCAAGCACACCACCCGCAACGCGCGGGCGATGGTCAAGGACCTCCAGTACCGGCTCGACATCAACACGCTGCACCGCGACCTCGACACCCAGGAGCTGGGCCTGAACGAGATCGGGCGCGTGAAGCTGCGGACGACCGCGCCGCTGTTCGTCGACGCCTACGAGAAGAACCGCACCACGGGTTCGTTCATCCTGATCGACGAGGCCACGGGTGTGACCGTCGGCGCCGGGATGATCCTCTGA